A stretch of the Opisthocomus hoazin isolate bOpiHoa1 chromosome 2, bOpiHoa1.hap1, whole genome shotgun sequence genome encodes the following:
- the B3GNT2 gene encoding N-acetyllactosaminide beta-1,3-N-acetylglucosaminyltransferase 2: MSVGRRRLKLLGILMMVNIFIYVIVEVSRSGSQEKNAEGHVIIPRSKFWRKYTPHKAYWNKQQQKLELLYNPILNLLSNMTVEENLLSNSSVLSSCDPDPWVPSEVTDFANLPDRFKDFLLYLRCRNYSLLMDQPNKCKHKPFLLLAIKSLTSHFDRRQAIRESWGKEIKSGDVTVKRVFLLGQTPPEDNFPDLSDMIQFESETHQDILLWNYRDTFFNLTLKEVLFLKWVSSSCADVQFIFKGDDDVFVNTHQILDYLKSLSKEKAKDLFVGDVIKDAGPHREKKLKYYIPESVYEGSYPPYAGGGGFLYSGDLALRLNNVSDQVLLYPIDDVYTGMCLQKLGLAPEKHKGFKTFDIEEKYRNNICSYTNLMLVHSRKPQEMIKIWTHLQDPHLNC, translated from the coding sequence ATGAGTGTTGGACGCAGAAGATTAAAGCTGCTGGGAATTCTGATGATggtaaacatttttatttatgtgaTTGTCGAAGTCTCAAGAAGTGGCAGCCAAGAGAAGAATGCAGAAGGCCATGTTATTATACCACGCAGCAAATTCTGGAGAAAATATACTCCTCACAAAGCTTATTGGAACAAACAGCAACAGAAGCTTGAACTGCTGTACAACCCTATTCTGAACTTGCTTTCCAATATGACTGTGGAAGAGAACTTACTTTCTAACTCAAGTGTTCTCAGTTCCTGTGACCCTGATCCATGGGTACCTTCAGAGGTTACTGACTTCGCAAACTTACCAGACAGATTCAAAGACTTTCTGCTTTATTTGAGATGTAGAAATTATTCATTATTAATGGATCAGCCGAACAAGTGCAAACATAAACCTTTTCTGCTGCTGGCTATTAAGTCACTTACATCCCATTTTGATAGAAGGCAAGCAATTAGGGAATCCTGGGGCAAGGAAATCAAATCGGGGGATGTGACAGTCAAAAGGGTCTTCTTACTAGGACAGACCCCACCAGAGGATAATTTTCCTGATCTTTCAGACATGATACAATTTGAGAGTGAAACCCACCAAGACATTCTTCTCTGGAACTATAGAGACACTTTCTTCAATTTAACTCTGAAAGAGGTGCTGTTTCTTAAGTGGGTCAGCAGCAGTTGTGCAGATGTCCAGTTTATTTTTAAGGGTGATGATGACGTTTTTGTGAATACCCATCAGATCCTGGATTACTTGAAGAGCTTATCAAAGGAAAAAGCCAAAGACTTATTTGTAGGCGATGTGATCAAAGATGCTGGACctcatagagaaaaaaaattgaagtactACATCCCAGAAAGTGTTTATGAAGGTTCGTATCCTCCATATGCAGGAGGTGGTGGGTTTCTGTACTCTGGTGATCTGGCGTTAAGACTGAATAATGTATCTGACCAGGTACTCCTTTATCCTATTGATGATGTTTATACTGGAATGTGCCTTCAGAAGCTTGGGCTTGCTCCGGAAAAACACAAAGGCTTCAAAACATTTGATAttgaagagaaatacagaaacaacATATGTTCCTACACAAACTTAATGTTAGTACATAGTAGAAAACCTCAAGAAATGATTAAGATTTGGACACACTTGCAAGATCCACACTTAAATTGTTAA